A window of Aurantibacillus circumpalustris genomic DNA:
TGACCCGAATGCTTCTTTAGAAGACGGACTATGGGTGCAATGGAAAAACAGACTTAGGTATATTGAAGAAAATCCTTTTTATTTCAAATTTTACGAGCAGTTTACAAACTCGCATCTCATTAATCATAAAAGTGTAGATATGTCTGAGTTTAAAGAAAACATGATGCTCTTTGTAAAAAATGCCATTAAGCGCGGCGAACTTACGAGAATGGAACCGGAAATATTTTGGTCGGTTGCCTACGGCTCATTTTATTCCCTCGTAAAATTTCATCTACAAGAAAAGAAAATGATGTCTGAGACATTTAAACTAACCGATGCAAAATTAAAACAAACGCTTTCGATGGTTGTTAAAGCATTAAAACCAGAAACAAAATAATATGTTACTCATGGAAAATTTAACCCACATCCTCATTTTTAAAACGAATATAAAAAGCGAGGAAGATAAAACACACATCGCAGAATTCCTTAGCAATAATGGTGACATCGAAGAATGGAGTGTGGATTGTGATGATATTGATTGTGTATTACGAATCGTATCTCACAAATTAGATGCTGAGGGTATTATTAAATTAATTAATCAAAAAGGATTCCGTTGTGAGGAATTAACAGAATAAAATAATGGAGAAAATAACAACAAAAACTAAAAAAGAAAAAACAGTTCCAATCAAGGGAGAACCGTTTACTTCTTACCAAATATTTATTATCGTCATAATGGCTTTATTGCAATTTACGGTAGTGCTTGATTTTATGATTCTAGCACCATTAGGCGATATGCTTATGAAGAATTTGGGTATGACAACAAAGCAGTTTGGAACGGTTGTTTCAGCTTATGCAATCAGTGCTGGCATATCGGGAATTTTAGCAGCAGGTTTTGCTGATAAATTCGATAGAAAAAAACTTCTACTTTTCTTTTATGTTGGATTTACTGTAGGAACACTTTTTTGCGGACTTGCCAATTCGTATCAAACACTTTTTTATGCGCGTATGATCACCGGAATTTTTGGTGGCGTAATTGCAGCAATCTCAATGGCTATTATAACAGATCTTTTTACATTGAATCAAAGGGGTAGGGTGATGGGTTTTGTGCAAATGTCTTTTGCTGCGAGTCAAATTCTTGGGCTGCCTATTGGCCTTGAGCTTGCTACCCGTTGGGGATGGCACTCAACTTTTTTTATGATTGTAGGTTTAGCTGTAATAATGGGAATAACTTTGGTGTTGAAATTAAAACCAATTACTGAACATTTAAAAACTAAAAGCAAGAAAAATGCAATTCAACATTTATGGAACACCATTCAAAAACGAGATTATCGCATTGGATTTCTTGCTACGGCCATGCTCTCGTTGGGAGGCTTTATGATTATGCCTTTTACCAGTGCGTTTTTAGTAAACAATGTTGGAATACTTCAGGGTGATCTTTCGATTATTTATTTGTTCACTGGACTTGCTTCCATTATCATCATGCCAATTGTTGGGAAGTTAAGTGACCGAATAGATAAATTTAGATTATTTACGATTGGTACATTGGTAGCCTGTTGCATGGTTTTAGTGTATACAAATTTGTCTGTAACTCCTATTTGGGTTGTTATTGTCATCAACATGGTTTTATTTATGGGAATTATGAGTCGTATTGTTCCAGCGACGGCTTTAAATTCAGCGATTCCTGAAATGTACGATAGAGGCGCGTTTATGAGCATTAACTCTTCTTTGCAACAAATGTCAGGTGGGGTAGCTGCTATTATTGCTGGCTTAATCGTTTATCAACCTACTAAAACAAGTCCGATTGAAAATTTTGATGTGATAGGATACATCATGGCATTTACTTTTATACTTTGTATTTATTTGATGTATCGTGTAAGTAAGATGATTAAGAAAAGAACCGTAGAACCGGTTGTTGCAGCCGAAGAAATAACAATAGAAGTGTAGACATTTATATCGAATTCAAACTGCATCCAGGTCATAAAAAAAGACCCATCACTAATGATGAGTCTTTTCATTTTTTCGGGTTCAATATTTATACCGATTATATAAAATAGATTGTCTAATTGACTGTGCAACTGTTTTATTTTATCGGCATAACCATTGTAATTTGTTATGTGAGCCCTTTGTACCACTTAACAAATACAATTGGTATTATTCATCAATCCATTTTTCCATTTTAGGAATCCAACCACTTACAGGATCTGATAAAAGTTTTTTACTTCCTGTTTCTCCTTTAGTATATTCTTGTTGCACAATTCCTTCCGCTACTGGGGCAATGTTTTCGCCATCTTTAAAGGCCCAAACAGTCACTTTTAAATCGTAGGTCTGACCTTCTTTTAATTTATCTTTTAATTTACGTAACAATTCAAGGTATGCGTAGTCGGCTGAACCATTGTTATCGATTGGACCTCTGGCATAAAAAAAGTAAAATTGATCCTTATCTTTTTCCATTAAAGGAATATTTTTTGAAAAAAATGTACTAGATTTTCTTAAAGCTTCTCTGTCTGTTTTTTCTCCGGCCATTTCATAGGT
This region includes:
- a CDS encoding TetR/AcrR family transcriptional regulator, encoding MNIHLYLYPKMRIRDENKEATIREKALEMIVKEGFDGLSMHKLAKAAGVSPATIYIYFKNREDMVQQLFKAAQEAFARTALRNFDPNASLEDGLWVQWKNRLRYIEENPFYFKFYEQFTNSHLINHKSVDMSEFKENMMLFVKNAIKRGELTRMEPEIFWSVAYGSFYSLVKFHLQEKKMMSETFKLTDAKLKQTLSMVVKALKPETK
- a CDS encoding MFS transporter, which translates into the protein MEKITTKTKKEKTVPIKGEPFTSYQIFIIVIMALLQFTVVLDFMILAPLGDMLMKNLGMTTKQFGTVVSAYAISAGISGILAAGFADKFDRKKLLLFFYVGFTVGTLFCGLANSYQTLFYARMITGIFGGVIAAISMAIITDLFTLNQRGRVMGFVQMSFAASQILGLPIGLELATRWGWHSTFFMIVGLAVIMGITLVLKLKPITEHLKTKSKKNAIQHLWNTIQKRDYRIGFLATAMLSLGGFMIMPFTSAFLVNNVGILQGDLSIIYLFTGLASIIIMPIVGKLSDRIDKFRLFTIGTLVACCMVLVYTNLSVTPIWVVIVINMVLFMGIMSRIVPATALNSAIPEMYDRGAFMSINSSLQQMSGGVAAIIAGLIVYQPTKTSPIENFDVIGYIMAFTFILCIYLMYRVSKMIKKRTVEPVVAAEEITIEV